In Tachysurus vachellii isolate PV-2020 chromosome 1, HZAU_Pvac_v1, whole genome shotgun sequence, a genomic segment contains:
- the jund gene encoding transcription factor jun-D — MKKDMSLNLDDQNSSNLKPDLRDAEGILSSQDLGLLKLASPELERLIIQSNGMVTTTPTSQFVYPKPVSDEQEFAEGFVKALEDLHKQNQLNGGATTLNRLSTGAALGLPSDLPVYTNLSTYGGGALGTAVNYSTDTIPFPPPPPGSSSSSSSSSSSSSHASTPNAQATQSTHSRIRSPKDEPQTVPDVQSFGDSPPLSPIDMDTQERIKAERKKLRNRIAASKCRKRKLERISRLEDKVKTLKTQNSELASTASVLREQVAQLKQRVMNHVNNGCQLLPTQVQAY, encoded by the coding sequence ATGAAGAAAGATATGAGTTTGAACCTGGACGACCAAAACAGCTCTAACCTTAAGCCGGATTTACGGGACGCTGAAGGAATACTCAGCTCCCAGGACCTGGGACTCCTAAAACTCGCCTCGCCTGAGCTAGAGAGGCTGATTATCCAGTCCAACGGCATGGTCACGACGACACCGACCTCACAATTCGTTTACCCGAAACCCGTGAGCGACGAGCAGGAATTCGCAGAGGGTTTCGTGAAAGCTCTGGAGGACCTGCACAAGCAGAACCAGCTGAACGGCGGCGCTACGACGCTGAACCGCCTCTCAACAGGCGCCGCGCTCGGCTTGCCATCCGACCTTCCGGTCTACACGAACTTGAGCACGTATGGAGGCGGCGCGCTGGGCACAGCTGTGAACTACTCCACGGACACGATCCCTTTCCCGCCGCCACCTCCAGGATCCTCttcatcgtcgtcgtcgtcgtcatcgTCATCGTCACACGCGAGCACGCCGAACGCTCAGGCTACACAATCCACGCACTCGCGGATCCGTTCGCCCAAGGACGAACCGCAGACCGTCCCAGACGTGCAGAGCTTCGGCGACAGTCCGCCTCTGTCACCCATTGACATGGACACGCAGGAGCGCATCAAGGCGGAACGCAAAAAGCTGCGCAACCGCATCGCCGCCTCCAAGTGCCGCAAGAGGAAGCTGGAGAGGATCTCGCGCCTGGAGGACAAAGTCAAAACGCTCAAGACTCAAAACAGCGAGCTCGCGTCAACCGCCAGCGTGTTGCGTGAACAGGTCGCGCAGCTCAAACAGCGGGTCATGAACCACGTGAACAACGGCTGCCAGCTGCTGCCCACCCAGGTGCAGGCGTACTGA